The Breoghania sp. L-A4 sequence ATCGTCAGTTCGGTTGGAGGGAAGGGCGCAATCCCTGCCCCGATTTCGACATCAAGGCCTATCTTGCTCAAAATCCCGAGGTGGCGAAAAGCGGCATTGAACCGCTTGCGCATTTTCTCGAGCATCTCGGCCAGCCCACCGACTCAACGAGTAGCCTGAAGGATGCGCATCAGCCGCCTCTGCAACCGCAAAGAAGGCAGCCAAGGAAACACGTCGTGATGGGCCGCGGCGGACAGGCGCAGTTTGCGTCGCCATTGATCATCGGCGGGTTTCATCGCAGCGGCACGTCTCTGACGGCAAACCTGCTGCATAATGCCGGGCTCCACTTGGGGGACAACTTGCTAGGCGCTCACGAGTCCAACCCCTTTGGCCACTATGAGGACTTGGAGGTCATCGAGTTCCACAATCGGTTGCTGGCGAATGCGGGCACCGATTGGCAAACCTCGAAGATCTTCCTGCCGAGCGTCGCCACGGCCGACTGGAACTGGCTGGCGGAATACGGCATGCGCAAGTCGCGCTATCCGGCGTGGGGCGTCAAGGATCCCCGCATCTGCCTGTTCCTGCCCGAGTGGCAGCGGGTTTTTCCCGGCATGTCGATTCTCTACGTTTTCCGCCCATGCGTGCAATGTGTTCATTCATTGAAGAAGCGAGCGGCGGCGCATTTGCGGCGAAACGAGGCTGTCGGCAGCAATATCCAGTTCTGGAAACAGCCGGACCTCGCAGTGAACATGTATCTCACCTACTCCAAGAAAGCGCTCCAGTTCCTCGAAACCTTTGAGGGACGGAGCCTGGTGGTCAGCATCGACGACCTGGTCCGCGGGCGCGACGTGTTCGACACCCTGCGCGACAGCTGGGGATATCCGCTGAAGCGGCAATCGATCGGCGGAATTTTCGATGAATCCAGCATGACCGACGCTGGCCCCAACGAGTTCATCCACGACGAACGCCTCCTCGAAGAGATCGAGCGCGTGGAACACCGGTTCGCGCGGCTCGTGCAACGCGACCGCGAGACGCTGATGAGGTGTTCGGAACCCGCCTCCGCCGCGGCGAAAGAGAAACACCACGCGTAGCGGCGCTCGCCGCATCGGTCCGGTCGCCGGGTAGGACCACGGCGGTCAGTAAGAACGATCCCGGACGGCCAACGACAGGAGAAAGATCGCGCGATGAAAAAACAGATCTTCGAGTTGCTGCCCGACGCGGTTCGGTTGTCAGCCACACTTGATATCCTTCGATATGAGAACGCCTACCTGCTCAAGGATCAGGCGCGTCTGCACGCCAGTTACGAGGCCAAGAAAGAGGACTTCGAACTCGTTCAGCGGCGTCTTGGTCAAATGCAGCATGTGATCGATCGTCAGGCCGCGGAAATCACCGACCTGCGCAAGAGGCTGGGCAAGGCCGACTAGGCGCAACACGGAAGGCGCAAGCCGATGACGATTGTTCTGATCGACGAGTCCGGATGGATCGACGACAGCGGTGGCAAGACCGGTGCGCCGGATGATGTCAACGCGCTCGTCAACGCGGTGGCCGCCGCCGACGCCGTTGTCCTTCGCAGCCTGCCGGAGAAGATCGGAAACCGTCCAGTGGACTTCGGGATGCTTCGCGCGGCCCTGCGGCGAACGCCACTCTACATTGTCGATGGCCCGGACCAGTGTCTTTCCGACGGCCGAACCGCGGCGGCCTGCTTTGCTCTCACCGACTACGACCGCCTGGTGGTCACGGAATCGAGCGATACCTCCGGATCGGCGGAGTATATCATCGCTCCCGACACCGAACGGGACACGTTGATCAGGCTGGCGCGCGAAGAACTGGAGCGCGTCGAGTTGCCCTCGTTCCTCGACCTCTCTGCCGTCCTCGCCACAATCTACGCCGGGCAGCCGGCATGGAGGGACGCACCGCAACTGGGCAGCCGTAAAGCCAGCAAGATCGTTCACATGGAACAGATCCAAGCCCTGGAAAAGGCGATCCGGCCAACCCTGGAGCGCGTCGGCCTCGCATCCCGCCCGTCGCTCCTGGATTTTGGCTGCGGCGGGGGCGGCTGTACCCGCAATGCATGCCGCGGACACGCTATTGCGGCGTCGACCGCGACCCGAAGGCACTTGCCGCGGCGCGCGCGCGGCATCCCTCGGCCCGCTTTGTCGACGCGGACGCTCTCGATACAGCCGAGCGAAGATTCGACATCCTGCTGTCTTTCAACGTGCTGCAGCACAGCACTGCCGAGGAGCGGCGGGCGCTTTACGCACTCTGGCGCAAGCTGCTAAACTGCGGGGGCTCTCTGATTCTTCTAGAAAACGTTCTGCCGTGCGACACGACTGGCATTCACGCGGTGTCGATCGAGGAGATTGTACTCGATCTGGGCGGCGCCTTCGGCGGGTGTATTAATGTCGAGACGTTTCAGACTATTTCCTATCCCGTCTACGACGGCATAAGCCCTTCCGTTCTTGTTAATCTGATCGCATATTCATGACCATGCGCATTGCCATCACGTGCAACGATCTGGTGCCCGGCTGCCATATGCCGGTCGGGGCTCAGGGCTTGCGCGCCTACGGGTTGTATTGCGGCCTGACCGCCCACGGCTATGCCGTCGACATCGTTGTGCCGCGCCGCGTCGCGCAGCAGCGCATGAACCGGTGGTCGCAGGGCTTTCCGATGACACTTCCGCCCTATCTGCGGATTCTGCCCGACAACCACATGTTCGCATTGCTCAACAAACAGTACACACATGTGCTGTGTCCCAACTGGGTGACGCTCGAAGCTTTCGAGAAGAGCACCGAGGTCACCTTGATCTACGACTTTCTCAGCGCGACACAGATCGAGCACAGCTTCATCCACGCGCCGGGCAGGCTGCAACAGTCGAAGCGAGTCAAGGACGCGGTACTCCGCCAGGCGGACATCGTCATCGCCAACGGCGCCAGGCATACCGCCTATGCTCAGGACTATTGCGCCAGCCTCTCCGGCGCGGCCGCCAAGGGCGATGTCCTCAACGTGAGGATGTCGCTGCCTTGGATCGAGCGGCCAGCCGATCAATCGCGACCGCTCGCAATCTTTTCGGGCGGCTATCGCCAGCTCTGGATCTCCAGCCTCACGCCGCGCGACCTTATCGACCTGTCCGAGGAAATCGGAGCGACCATGCTGATCATTGGCGCGGAGACGAACCCGAATCTCGACCCCAAACTGCTGACGGCAGGCACCGAGTTGCATTACGAGACGATCGTGGCGACACCGCATGTCACAACGTACGCCTTCTGTGATTTCGAACGCTACCGCATGCTGAATGCGCGCTCGGACGTCGCGCTCGACATCTCCGCCCTCAATGACGAGCGCGAGATGTCCTATTCGACGCGCACCGTCAGTTCGATTTCGTCGGGCTGCCCGGTTTTGCAGATGGCCTTCACCGAACTCGGCGGACTCGTCGAGGAGACCGGTGCCGGCTGGGTGGTGCCGGATTGCGAAAAAAGCACTGTCAGTGACATTCTTCGAACAATCGCCGGCGATACGGGAGCCCGCACGGAGGCCCGCCGGCGCACCGAGATGTTCTGGGAACGCTACTGCAATCCCGACACTCAGATCCTTCCCCTCGTCGAAGCCTTGCGCGACCGCGAGGCCGCGAGCGCTTCGGGAGCGGCAGTAAAGGCCCATGCATAAGCTCGTATTCGTTGCTCATGGCGGACCGCTGGAGGCGAAGAGCGCGCTCCTCGCCACCACTCTTGCAATGAACTATACGCCCGGCGTGGTGCGCTGCTGCGTGGTCGAGCCTGTGCAACGCTGGGGGGCGCTCAGCCCGGAAACGAAAGCGCTGTTCGACCAGCTCGGCATCGAGACCGTAGCCATCCGCAACGAGATCGATCTCGAGTACCCGTACGGGAACAAGATCTGCAGCCTCCGCGGTATCGACGAACCGGCGATCTTCCTCGACAGCGACATGATGCTGCTGCGGCCCTTCACCAGCCACTATCTGTTGATGTCGGATTTCGCCGCAAAGCCGGCAGACATCGACACGTTCAGCCGCGGCGGTGGCGACTGGCATGCGGTCTACCGATTGTTCGGGATGAGGCTTCCCAAGGCCGATATGGTGGCGACCGCCACGGGAGAACGTATGCGCCCCTATTTCAATGCCGGCTTCATCGCCGTCAACGAACCGGCGCGGTTTTGCGAGGAATGGCTGGAGGTCGCGCAGACGCTCAATGCCTGCAAGGACGTGTGGAACAAGCGCCCCTGGCTGGATCAGATCGCGGCACCCGTTGCCGCACTGCGGCTTGGCTACGATCTGGAGCAACTCCCGGAAGACTTCAACTATCCCTCGCACCTCAAGGCGTTCCCGCCCCGTCACGTCTATTTCTCCCATTATCACTCGCCGGACATCGTGGCCTGCTACCCGCGCCTGAAAGAGCTTTTCTTCGAAGCTCTCGAACGCTATCCGTTGTTGTATCCCATTCTCGGACGCTATCCGGAATGGAGCCCGCTGCTGCAACAGGCGCCGTCGTGGCGATTCAGTTGAACCACTGAGCAGCAAGTGGTCGCGGACGTCGGCGCGGAGCGCTGCCGCGGCAAGAACCTGCCGCAACGCGCATCGGAATTATCGGGAAACAGAATGGCGAAAGTCGCGATCATCGGTGCCGGCTGGTACGGCTGCCATACGGCAAACCTTATGGATAGCCTGGGCTGGGATATCCATCTCTTCGAAAAGGAAGACCGCATCTTCAGTGGAGCGTCCGGCAACAACCAGTTCCGGCTGCACCTGGGCTTCCACTATGCGCGCTCCTTCTCGACGCGCAACCAGACGCGGGATGGCTTCAATCGCTTTCTCGAACGCTACAACAGCCTCATCTCGCCGAGTCCGGACAGCAATCTTTACGCCGTCTCGCAGCACGAATCGCTGATCGACCTGGAGACCTATTTGGCGATCATGTCGTCGAGCGGGCTGCAGTCGCGTGCCGTCGACGCGTCGGCCTACGGGTTGCACCACGTGAGCGGCGCGGTCGCCGTGGATGAACGGCTGATCTACACTGAAAAGGCGGTCGACTACTTCACCAAGAAACTCGGCTCGAAGATCCACTTCGGCACACCGGCTGGCCCCATTTGCCATACGGCCGACGGTGGCGTCAGCGTCGGATCGGAACGGTTCGACTATGTCGTCGATGCGACGTGGGGCACACTCTTTGCGGAGCAGTTTCGCGAGGAGTATTATTTCGAGCCAGCGCTGTTGATGTTTTACGAGGGCACTCCCGATTTCTTCGCCCTGACCCTCGTCGACGGCGATCTGTTCTCGATCTACCCGGTCGCCGACAACCTGTTTACCCTGTCCTCCGTGCGACACACGCCGCTCGGTCAATACCCCTCGTTTCAGGAGGCGCAGGCGCGTCTCGATGCGGTGGACAAGAACGAAGTCGCCGCCCTGCGCGAGGCCATGGAATCGGAAGCGATGGTCTATTTTCCAGCCTTTCGGGATACCTTCCGCTTCGCCGGCGT is a genomic window containing:
- a CDS encoding FAD-dependent oxidoreductase — protein: MVADVGAERCRGKNLPQRASELSGNRMAKVAIIGAGWYGCHTANLMDSLGWDIHLFEKEDRIFSGASGNNQFRLHLGFHYARSFSTRNQTRDGFNRFLERYNSLISPSPDSNLYAVSQHESLIDLETYLAIMSSSGLQSRAVDASAYGLHHVSGAVAVDERLIYTEKAVDYFTKKLGSKIHFGTPAGPICHTADGGVSVGSERFDYVVDATWGTLFAEQFREEYYFEPALLMFYEGTPDFFALTLVDGDLFSIYPVADNLFTLSSVRHTPLGQYPSFQEAQARLDAVDKNEVAALREAMESEAMVYFPAFRDTFRFAGVQKSVKTKFFAKTAFRACVVRRQHTIYSLFLEKIDTIFFAANAIISDIVNVKDGNVSAIESDQFAIF